GTGGGCcggccccgcccgccgccgcaGAGCCCCGCCGAGCTGCACtagccccggcccggcccgcggAGGGCCTTGGTGCAGGTAACCCAGCGCCTCGGGGGGCAGCACCCCCATCCTTCGTGCACCGGGACAGGTTGGCTGGAGCGTGGGCTCGGGGGctgcccagccagccagccagccagccagccagcctcagGATCTGACAGCTGGAGGGTTTCCGTGCGTTTAGAGCCTGAGGCACAGCTGCTGGGGCCAAGGCCGGTTGTGAATGCCGCTcccttggtccaggaagagctGCCTCCACCACCGTGTCTCTGGCTCCAGTAAGTCACCCCCGCTGCAGGCCCACCTCACCAATGAAGGCACGTGCCCCTCCTGCAGCCACCACCTGTGCCTACCTGCTCCCCCCTTGGGAGAGGAGGGCCACTTCTGGGTATGAGTGGAGGGGCAGGGGTCCTTCCAGGAGAGTGTGAGAGTGGCCTCCCTGCAGGCCCTGCTGTCCCAGAGCATCGAGAATCAGGCAGATGATGGCTGCGGTGGGGTCCCAACCTCCATGGCCAGTGCTGGACACCCGGCGAGCCAGCTCCCCAGATGCAGGGGCTCTGCCTGCCCAGCTCCTCGCCCCTGCTGGGGTCTCGCACCAAAACACCCCTCGTGGGTGGGCCTCCTGGAGGTGAGCTCAGACCTGGGGGCACAGGGCAGTGGTAATGGACTGGCGTGTGGCCTTGATGGGGGCCCAGAGGGACCTGTTGAGTGTTTTCTGTCTCCAGTGGACCTGGGCCGCCGCACGTGCTGGGGGTCCCTGTCCACACACCCACCAGTTGGTGTAGCCCCACCTGGCTTGGGGGCCTCCAGGCCCTTGGTCCCAGGCCAGTTCGGCAGAGGACGAAAGTGCAAGGTCATAGCTCCTCACTGGGAGGCCCGGGGACTTGGTCGCTGAAGCCCAGCCAGGCAGACAGCTGCCCGCGCCCGCGCCCTTGCGGCCTGTGAGCGGAGGGTCCTGTTGCTTCTCAAGGAAGCCCGGGGTGAGGCAGCCTCAGCAGCTGGTCACAAGGTTTCAAACACAGTTGGCCCTCGCTTAGAAGGCGGGGGGAGGCAGCTAGAAACAGGGTCCGGTTGGTCTGATTTTTAACCTCTCCCCGTCCCATTGCGGAAGCTTTCTGCAGGGTGGGAGGATGCCTTAAGCTCCTCAGAAGCCCAGGCTTCTCCAGGAGGGTGGCAGGAGGAGCTCCTGGGAACCCCCGTAGCTGGTGTCACATCCTTGGTTTTCTCTGAGGAGTGTGAACGGTGGATCGGTGGCCTTGTCCTCTCACCGTTTCCGAAGTAGCCTTTGCTTGAATttgtcctccttcccttccagagGGGAGGGCGGCTGCGTTCTTCTTGTTAGGTAAATGTTCAGCAGTGTGttcttaccaagaaaaaaaagttttctcacCATTGCTTCACAAGTGGCACTTAAAACCCTTTTGCTGGCCAGAAGCTTTGGGGCTGTCGGGCCGGaccctgccttccctcctgcGCCCCTCGTCCCTCGAGGAGCCCTGGTGGGGGGCCACCGCTGTCAGGTCAGCCGTCTGGCTCCGGAACCCCTGCTGGAGCGGCCACAGCTCGCAGCCAGCCCTTCCATTCGCCTTGCGCTGTGGCTGAGCTGGCCACTCCGAGGCCCCGGTGTGGCAGGCAGTGGGAAGGCAGGGGATGCGGGGGTTGGTACTTCCTGCCTCAGGCCTTGGCCAGGGTGGATGCTCGGCCCTCTGCTCCCTTGGGGACCCTCCCCCAGGTCACCCCTCCTGGTCTGAGTGTCCTCCCTTGGTGAGTTGGGGctcgcctgcccctccccccagggtgGTCGCAGCCCTAGTTGCTCCCTCTCCACAGCCCTCACTTCACTTCCCAGGGGTTACCGAGACCTTTTTTCTAGGCCAGGTGCCCGCCTGGCGAGCTGAGCCCACCCAGAGGCGCCGGGCTCCACGGGGTGGCCGACTTGGGCTCCCCCGCAGGCAGATGCTGCCCAGGCGTGATGGCTTGTCTCCTGTCTGTGGCAGGGGGACGACAAGGCAGGGCTGCACGGGACTGATGGAGCCCCGATTGTATGCCTGTCACCAGGCTCGGTGCCGGACTGTGCCCTGCCCAGTGGGTGTGACAGGCCACGCAGAGAGATGTGGTGATAACTTCTGGGGCACGTcacgggcaggggtggggggagctcgATCTCACGGGAGAGACTCCCTCCTGGTGCCTTGCCTGGGGCTGGCTCTGTAAAGGGCCCTGGCAGCCCCAGAAGGCAGGGCAGGCTGGGGGGGCGGGCGTCTGCTGGGACCCGGGGGCTGCGGACACTCACGTTCTCATAGAAACGAGCCTTTGTCCCCCGCCGCGGCAGTTCTGGTCAGCACTGAGGGCCGGTGCCTGGGCCCGGGCCTTTGTCTGGTCTTTCCTGCATTTTTGGTACTTTGCTGTGTGACCGACCACCCCACTCTCTGGCGGCTGCTCAGATGATGgtttgggggggcagggggccagTGGTGTTCACTCTAGAACTACCCAGGTCCCCACCCCCCAGACCCTGTCTTTGGGTTAAAAGACCCAAAACGGGAAGGGGACGCAGCAGCCTGGGTAACAGCAGGCTCCTACCGGGGGTCCGGGATTGGGGATGACCCTTGAGACacgcctcctcccttccctgccctggcCGCTCATTGTAGGCACGGGTTCCCATCACTCACACAGGTCTGAGCGCTGATGGGCTGGGCCAGCCGGGGAGGGACTGTCCCTACACATCAGATGTACACAACTTTTTCAGCCTGTGAGACAAGTTGTGAAAGTTCAGTGACTTGTATTTAATGCTGACTTACTGCTATAAAGTATTCTATATTTATATGACCTCAGAGACTCTTCTGGACTAGGACAGTCTCCCTCCAAGCGTCCGACATCCAGTGCCAGCCCCAGAGCGTGGGGCagatttgtgtatttatttgtccGTTCGGTAGGCTTACATGTCCAGGATCCTGTTTAAGGTTTTAGGATGCCTTCAGTTCACtaactttttgaaataaagatgtttccTATATATTTGGCGTCATGGCCTCTCTCCTGCTGCTGCCGGGTCTTGGAACCTTTGGCCTGAGGCCAGGCgcgcgggggaaggggaggaaagtaGTATTGAGCACATACTCAACGCTCCTTAACTAATGGGGCCGCTCCTGTGCTAGCAGGGAAAGGGGCAGAGTTCGGAGCGTCCAGGGCTCATGCTAATGGTTTTGGGGGCAAACCCTTTGAGGCCCTTTCTTGTCTCAACCATTACAAGGCATGAGGTAGTGGAAAAGAGGCGGCCAAGCCCCGGAGGTGGGAGAAACGTGGGTGGCTGAGGCCACGGCTCACCCGCCCCAAAGCTGCTTCAACCTCCTGACTCCCCCCGGGAACTGTGCCCGATACCttgctccccacccaccccccccccgccgccccctgAAGGTGTGGTGCTAAAAGGTGATGAGATCCCTGTCTCTTGGACCTGGCGGGAGGGGCTGAACCCTTAAAATAGAGCAGCGTCCCTCCCGGAAGAGGCCGTGACGCGCCAGAGCGCTCCTCACATCTGCGTGCCCACGGAACCCGAGGAAGCGGCCAGTGCCGGGCCGGGAAGGGGGCATCGGGAGGCCATGGTTTACCTCGGTCGCCTTGCCAGATCGGAGGTGGCTCATGACCTGGCTGGCAGTTACCACACTAGAATACTTAACCGTCTCTACGTCTGAGCTCCCTAGTGGGCAAGGAGTGAAAAGATGGTTGGAGGGCTTCTGGGTCTAAAGTGGAGTTTTCCTCCTCCTCAAACCCTGGGAGGTATTTAGCATAGCGTGGGGCCAGCACCTCAGGAATCCTCCAGTGACGAGGCGTTAAGTGATGGTTGACGCGAGCTCTTGGGGTCACGACTGTCACCGCCCCTGACTCTGCGCTCCCCCCCCCGTGCCACGCACAGAGCAGAATCACTTActctcgggggtggggggtggggcagctgTAAACGTGTGCAgattctttgacactcctccccTTGAAACTAAGGAATGACATTTTGGTATACAACGCGGCAGGGGTGGCAGTGTTGACCTCCAGGGCCAGGTCACAGAAAGGCCTTGCAGCTTTGGCCTGCTGCGACGTTCCTCCCAGCACCCAAGCCACCATGCTATGCGGGAGTCCAGGCAGCCCATGGGGAGGCACCCCGGCCCACGGCCAGTGCCAACTAGCCAGGCACACAAGTGAGCCATCTTGAGAGCAGATCTGCCCCCCGGCCCCGAGGGCAGTTCTGGGGTCGTCTGTTACCCGGCAGTGGACTGGAACAGCAggctttctcatttaatcctcgtcTATGAAGTGAGCGCTGTTACTAATTCCattaaaaagtaaggaagtgaAGCATTTAGTCACTTGCCTCGGGTCACAGCTCTAAAAaagagatgggggggtggggtggcttccctggtggcgcagtggttgagaatctgcctgctaatgcaggggacacaggttcaagccctggtctgggaggatcccacatgccgcggagcaactgggcccgtgagccacaactgctgagcctgcacgtctggagcctgtgctccgcaatgggagaggccacaacagtgagaggcccgtgcaccgtgatgaagagtggcccccgcttgccacaactNNNNNNNNNNNNNNNNNNNNNNNNNNNNNNNNNNNNNNNNNNNNNNNNNNNNNNNNNNNNNNNNNNNNNNNNNNNNNNNNNNNNNNNNNNNNNNNNNNNNNNNNNNNNNNNNNNNNNNNNNNNNNNNNNNNNNNNNNNNNNNNNNNNNNNNNNNNNNNNNNNNNNNNNNNNNNNNNNNNNNNagtgagaggcccgcgcaccgcgatgaagagcggcccccgctcgccgcacctagagagagccctcgcacagaaacgaagacccaacactgccaaaaataaataaaattaaataaaaaaaaaaaaaaaaaaaaaagctgggaagGAATCTGGATGCAGGCAGTTGGCCTCCCGAGCCCACAATCTCTTCTTCCCAAGGCTGCAGAACCTGGGTACCACCAGGGCCTCTCGCCGTTCTAGGCCTGGCCCTGCCTGTGTGCCAAGCCAGCCTCCTGAACAAGCAAAGCAAGCTTCTCCCCCAGGGAAAGGTCCTGTCCGTGGTCATGCCGCCAGCCAGGGCCCAGAGCATGCTTAGCCACAAGCCTGACTCTCCTCGGGCTCCCAGACCCACTTGGCTGCAGAGTAACGGGGTCCCCCGTCTTGGGCCAGCCACCATCGTCAGGGCCCTGGCCACTGGTCCCGGTTCTAAAAGCCAGATGGAGAAAGATGAGAGCGACCTGGGCCAGAGGCTTGTCCCCCAAAGCTACCTGCCCAAGTTTCACTTGGCTGGGGTCTCCCGACTATGTGGGGAAGCTGCTGGCCGAGCTCTGGGGTGCACGGAAGATCAGGCAGGACACCGTTTCTTCTAGAGGACAAGGTGGGAAAGCAGCACCTCCCTGGAGCCCAGGTTCCCGCGGAACAGGCCGCTGGATGGGCCAGAACAATCGAGTCCAAAGCCATGTGGTTTATTGGGGGACGGAGCCAAGTGGCCAGCGCTGGGGGCCAGGGGGTGTTGGCGAGGAGGGGAGGACTACGTGTCACAGTCCTCGGGGATGGCGGCCGTGATGATGAGCGAGGGCTCCATGACTCCCGGGCCCGAGAAGCTCTCCTCCGCACACAGTCTCTGGCTAGGGAGCTGCGAGGCCAGGCCGCCCTGGGCCAGCGACTCCACGATGACCTCAGCCGAGCCCACCTCCAGCTCGGTGGGCGGCTGGAgcgccaccaccaccatcttctCGTCCTCGATGACCAGGTTCCGGAGCTTGCGCTGCCGTGGGTTGTAGTTCTCCACCCGGTCGTGGATCTCCATGTGCCTCCGCAGGTGGGCCTAGCGGGGAAGGTGGCGCTCAGGCTGGGCACAGAGCCCTctgggggaggggctcaggggccggggggcgggggcaggaggaggcCGGCCCCAGGCCTACCTGCCGGGTGAACTTGTAGCCGCATTCGGTGCACTCGAACTTCCTGACCCCCTTGTGCCTCCTCACGTGCACACGCAGCTGCTCCACGGCTGCAGGAGGGAAGGGTCCAGAGTCGGGGCGGGAGCAGGGCTCCAGCCCGGAGAGGAGACACAGCCTGCGGTGGTTCTGGGCCCTGCCAGGCTCTCCGGCGCCACCCTGAGGTCACCACTGCCAGGGGCCCTGGGAAGCCTCCGCCCTGCCTGCGGGGCCGCCAGAGGAGCCTGTGACCGCCCCTCCCGCCCTCTCTCCCCGACCCGGGGTTCACCCGGGGCAGGGCCAAGGGCGACGGCCTTCCGCGGGCCCAGGCACCTTTGAAGGTCTTCCCGCAGATCTGGCAGAAGTGGGGCCGGCCCTCCTGGTGGCGGCTGGCCACGTGCCTCAGCAGGGGCCCCTTCTCCGTGAAGCGCTGCTCGCAGAACTCACAGCTGAAGGGCCTCTCGCCAGTGTGCGTGCGGTTGTGCTTGTCCAGGCTGGCTGCGGGCACAGGGTGAGGGCTCAGCCGCTGGGCCTCAGCCCCAGGACAGGGAGGGGACGGCCTGCCTTACCTTGGGTGCGGAAGGTCTTGCCGCAGAGGTGGCACTGGAAGGGCTTCTCGCCTGTGTGTGTGCGCAGGTGCATGTTGAGATTGGCCTTCTGGGTGAAGGCGTGGCTGCAGAACTCACAGACGTACGGCCTCTCGTTCCTGTCCAGGTGGGGACACGGGCAGAGGCGTCACCGAGGGAAGCGGCCCCCTTGGCGCCACTGCAGCTGGGAACACGGCCGACCCGAGCCACGGAAACAGGCAAGGCTGAAGCCAGCCGGCCTGAGCCTCTGGGAACGGGCCGGGCTGCTGCGAGCTGCCTGGTGGAGAAGGGGctcgggcagggctgggagagctcCATCCCGGGAGCCACGGAGCCACGGGAAAATGAGAAGCTGCCCGGGGCGGGGTAGGGGGCCTGGTCTTGCCTGAAATCCCCTCCCCGCAGCCTCGCTGGCCCGGCAGGCTTGCTCATCCTGCAGGCGTCCCCACCCAGAAAGCCTGCCGGCACCAGACTCAGGGTGGGGGGCACTCTGGGTGAGCGGCAGCAAACTCTGCCTTCCCAGCCCGCCCGCGGGCCTGGAGGCAGCAgcagggccaggccctgggggaagACGGGCCACGGCCACCTGTGCTTGGCCTTGATGTGCATCTGCAGGCCATTTCGGCTCGACGCCCGGTGGCCGCACTCCTCACACACAAAGAGCTTCTCCCCACGGTGCTTGAAAGCCTCGTGCAGCTGCAGTTCCGTCCGGGACAAGAAGCACTTGGCACAGGTGGGACACTAAGGGACAGGGTGAGCAGGGCGAGAGTCAGGAGGGAGGGCCGCCCGGGAGCCCCACAGAACCCCCTGGACCCCTCACGGCAGAAACCGCACTGCCCGCCCACTCTGGACGCAGGCATGGCCGCCTTCACCGTGCTAGTGCCCGGCATCGGAGTGCCCGGCCCCGGTCCTCAGGGTCCTCAGGACGGCCTGGCACTTACCGCGTGGGGCTTGGGCGCTCCGTGCAGCTTGATCATGTGGCTCTGCAGGTCCTTCTTCTGCATGAACTGCTGGGAGCAGGAGGAGCACTGCAAGACAGGCCATGATCACCTCTGAGGCCGCCGACACCAACAGAGCCCTGGTCACCCCCAGGCTGCCGGGGCAGGAACCCAAGGGCAGGGCACAGCCCGAGATGCGGGAGGCTCCCCAACCCGGTGTGAAGGCCACACTGCGGAGGGCCTCTGGTGCTACGCCCACGCCGAGGCTGAGGCTGCCCTCTGCGGAAAGAAACAGCAGCCCCGCCCGAAGATACGGGAGTACCGGACACcggacacggggagggagggcagggctccTCGACGGCTGGCAAGGGGGAGGCCCCCCGACACCATCCCAGGTAAAGGGCTAGGCGGGAGGGACCCTGGGGCCGCGCCGAGCCTGACCTTGTAGGGCATCTCCCCCGTGTGGGACACCATGTGCACCCGCAGCTCCATCCTGCGGCGGAATGTCTCCTGGCACACGGAGCACGTGAAGACCTGGCAGCGAGAGGGACAAGCGAGACCGGCGTCAGCGGGGGCCTCTGCCTCGACGGCAGCCTCGGCCGGGGCTGCTCCCCAACCCGGTGTGAAGGCCACACTGCGGAGGGCCTCTGGTGCTACGCCCACGCCGAGGCTGAGGCTGCCCTCTGCGGAAAGAAACAGCAGCCCCGCCCGAAGATACGGGAGTACCGGACACcggacacggggagggagggcagggctccTCGACGGCTGGCAAGGGGGAGGCCCCCCGACACCATCCCAGGTAAAGGGCTAGGCGGGAGGGACCCTGGGGCCGCGCCGAGCCTGACCTTGTAGGGCATCTCCCCCGTGTGGGACACCATGTGCACCCGCAGCTCCATCCTGCGGCGGAATGTCTCCTGGCACACGGAGCACGTGAAGACCTGGCAGCGAGAGGGACAAGCGAGACCGGCGTCAGCGGGGGCCTCTGCCTCGACGGCAGCCTCGGCCGGGGCTTCCACTCGCTGCCGGGAAGAGTCtgccggggttgggggggcgggggggcgcgcTAGGGTGGGAGAGGGCAACATGTAACCTGCTTGCCCTGACGCTGACCCTCGCTGAACACTGCAAGCCCACCACGccaggctgggggccaggccGGGGACGGGGCCGCAGCCTGCAGGCGACAGACCTCTAGgaagaggtgggggtggggtttagCCGCCGAGTCACACGGGCCagccaggggggtggggggaggtggccAGGTGGCCTTTCTCAGCAGCCGCCCCCCACCGACGTACCCCTTCTCCAAAGCCCGGGGGCCCAGGCAGGCAAACCCAAACTGCCTCCTACAAAGTCCCTCCTGGGCTTGTGTCACCTGCCCTTGGGACCTGTGTCCCCGGCCACCTGTGCCAGGAAGTGGACCCGATGATATCCAAGCACCCTGCAGCTCTTGAGTTTACAGTCCCGTCTAGGCCAGTCCCCTGGGGGCCCCTCCCAGGtggcagagagacagaggccAGCGTGCCCTGCCCACCAGGACCCGGGCCGGCCCCCAAGTACCTGTTCCGAGCGGTTCATGCAGTTCCGGGCTTCGTGCTCCAGGAGGTTCTCCTTCCGAAAGTAACACTTCCCGCATTTGGGACACTCGAagggtttctccccagtgtgttTCCTGCTGGGAGAAGCCACGGGGGGTGTCGGGGCTGAGCGGACCTGCCGCCCTCCCTCACCCAGGCCCCCTCCAGCACCTCTGCTGACAGTGCCGTGCTCCGTGGCAGAGGAAGACTGGACTTGGGCCGACGCCTGAGGCTCTCCACGAGGCTCGGCCAGACCCAGCTGGTGAAGCTGCAGGGGTGAGCCCAGAAACCCTCCTCCCTCCCGGAGACTCTGCAAGGGAGGGCACGGCACAGCTCCACGCTGGAGGGGCCGCCCCAGAGCCACAGGCCGATGGGGAGGCCCAGCCACCAGCATCTCTCCGAAGACAGAAATGATCCCGGGGCCCTGACTCCCTGGAGAAACCACACAGTCTGCCTGGAACTTCCACGGGCTCAGCCTTCAAAACCACAGCCAGAAGCTGACCACCTCACCTGGTCTCCATGCTACCATCTAGCGCGGCCACGCCATCCCTGGGCCGCCGCCGCCTGGGCCTCCTACCCATC
This sequence is a window from Physeter macrocephalus isolate SW-GA chromosome 3, ASM283717v5, whole genome shotgun sequence. Protein-coding genes within it:
- the ZBTB48 gene encoding telomere zinc finger-associated protein; translation: MDGSFVQHSVRVLQELNKQRERGQYCDATLDVGGLVFKAHWSVLACCSHFFQSLYGDGSGGSVVLPAGFAEIFGLLLDFFYTGHLALTSGNRDQVLLAARELRVPEAVELCQSFKPKASVGQAPSGQSGLGKAAPRDVNSHLKEPASLEEGDVSRTLGQTPRDPELSGSPSLQRPQLGLPAQSENPAFLRGKLKQALKLCPPEDKEPEDCRVPPRPFEAEGVQLQGGSNEWEVVVQAEDDGDGDYVSETETVPTRRKSNVIRKPCAAEPALSAGSRAAEPAESRKGTAVPVECPTCHKKFLSKYYLKVHNRKHTGEKPFECPKCGKCYFRKENLLEHEARNCMNRSEQVFTCSVCQETFRRRMELRVHMVSHTGEMPYKCSSCSQQFMQKKDLQSHMIKLHGAPKPHACPTCAKCFLSRTELQLHEAFKHRGEKLFVCEECGHRASSRNGLQMHIKAKHRNERPYVCEFCSHAFTQKANLNMHLRTHTGEKPFQCHLCGKTFRTQASLDKHNRTHTGERPFSCEFCEQRFTEKGPLLRHVASRHQEGRPHFCQICGKTFKAVEQLRVHVRRHKGVRKFECTECGYKFTRQAHLRRHMEIHDRVENYNPRQRKLRNLVIEDEKMVVVALQPPTELEVGSAEVIVESLAQGGLASQLPSQRLCAEESFSGPGVMEPSLIITAAIPEDCDT